From Stenotrophomonas nitritireducens, the proteins below share one genomic window:
- a CDS encoding DUF932 domain-containing protein, protein MHHVETMAYAGQVPWHGIGSQLAPGQSIEVWRERAGMNWSLEEAEVRFAAEAEDQYPVRAFPGQKVLYRSDTKRPLAVVSKRYQVVQPREILEFYRDLTRYSGFELETAGVLRGGRKFWALARTGQGVALKGQDQVNGYLLLATACDGTLATTAQFTSVRVVCNNTLQIAVGDRTGAIKVPHRSAFDADRVKSQLGIAVEGWHGFVERMRILCETPVNPDSVDGVLRNLLTYPAAQNGKPVVNEQAVAKVRALYDGQGRGASLKTSKGTAFGLLNSITEFVDHHRRAQSTENRLDAAWFGQGALLKQKAWKELLGEAA, encoded by the coding sequence ATGCATCACGTTGAAACCATGGCCTATGCAGGCCAAGTTCCATGGCATGGCATCGGAAGCCAGTTGGCCCCAGGCCAGTCCATCGAAGTATGGCGCGAACGCGCTGGCATGAACTGGTCCTTGGAGGAGGCTGAAGTGCGATTCGCCGCCGAGGCCGAAGATCAGTATCCGGTGCGGGCATTCCCCGGGCAAAAGGTGCTTTATCGCTCTGACACGAAGCGACCGCTGGCCGTGGTGTCCAAGCGCTATCAAGTAGTTCAGCCGCGGGAGATCCTGGAGTTCTACCGCGACCTGACGCGCTACAGCGGTTTCGAGCTGGAAACGGCAGGCGTGCTTCGTGGAGGGCGGAAGTTCTGGGCATTGGCCCGTACTGGGCAGGGTGTAGCCCTAAAGGGACAGGATCAGGTCAATGGCTACCTTCTTCTGGCTACGGCCTGTGACGGGACGCTGGCTACCACCGCCCAGTTCACCTCAGTTCGCGTGGTGTGTAACAACACCCTCCAGATCGCTGTTGGGGATCGAACCGGAGCCATCAAGGTCCCGCATCGCAGTGCTTTCGATGCTGACAGGGTCAAAAGCCAGCTGGGTATCGCTGTTGAGGGCTGGCATGGCTTCGTGGAGCGGATGCGGATCCTCTGTGAGACACCTGTGAACCCTGATTCGGTCGATGGGGTTCTGCGGAATTTGCTTACGTATCCGGCTGCTCAGAATGGGAAGCCTGTAGTGAATGAGCAGGCTGTTGCCAAGGTGCGGGCGCTGTATGACGGGCAGGGTAGGGGAGCTAGCTTGAAGACCAGCAAGGGCACCGCCTTCGGTCTCCTAAACAGCATCACTGAATTCGTGGACCATCATCGGCGGGCACAGAGTACGGAGAACCGCTTGGATGCGGCTTGGTTCGGCCAAGGAGCATTGCTAAAGCAGAAGGCTTGGAAGGAACTGCTAGGGGAAGCCGCATGA
- a CDS encoding helix-turn-helix transcriptional regulator, translated as MLHNATTATSSRPAASRTKEANLAAASAGTLSISSETIERLEAILQTFQRSPVLDQAIRLPEVLSIVGLSKSTWYARLNARLPAYDARAPKPFKLGTSDRSPTAWWRSEVMAYVLACAAAQPAH; from the coding sequence GTGTTGCACAACGCTACAACTGCTACCAGCAGCCGCCCCGCCGCTTCCCGTACTAAGGAAGCCAACCTCGCCGCAGCCAGCGCCGGCACGCTGTCTATCAGCAGCGAAACCATCGAACGTCTGGAGGCCATCCTCCAGACGTTCCAGCGCAGCCCCGTACTGGACCAGGCGATCCGCCTGCCCGAGGTGCTGTCGATCGTCGGCCTGTCTAAGAGCACCTGGTATGCCCGCCTCAATGCGCGCCTGCCGGCGTACGACGCCCGCGCTCCGAAGCCTTTCAAGCTCGGCACCTCCGACCGTTCGCCTACCGCGTGGTGGCGCTCGGAAGTGATGGCATACGTCCTGGCCTGCGCTGCCGCGCAGCCGGCGCACTGA
- a CDS encoding YfjI family protein, giving the protein MNKRIPTYPFPVNEFYKSVALAIEETMEAIQAPDALVATSFLTGMSIACQSDVDVMLPHATTTPCALYLATVADSGERKTATDKLVMKPIYDYERSYANAYKAAAEQYEVDHGFWEVESKAINRLITSTLAKGNDTTELRQRFAMHRAAEPVKPACNRMIVQDATERGLINAVQGDGKSIAMLSDEGATLLKSGAFRNSATLNKLWDAPSMIMLDRADEVVQVTDPRLTLSFMIQEDLFQDFLKTKNSTARASGFLARFVFCHPESTQGYRAATELTNEEPVHGANVLAFHKRMTALLEARDQRHANGNYSKKVLRFSTDAKALWKETYDMIEPQLAKGRAYHSIRDAASKTMEIASRIAGIFHHFEGIEGEVIERATLQRAINVTGFYHDEFREKFGDHNDLPQDEKDARALMEYMRTKYWVRCRKWAYRNDIRKDGPVRHQSRFVAALDLLEEEDVIRVVPERRYGRGKLVIEFNPNFFDRPGAL; this is encoded by the coding sequence ATGAACAAGCGTATCCCCACCTATCCGTTCCCGGTGAACGAGTTTTACAAGTCCGTGGCCCTGGCCATTGAGGAGACCATGGAGGCCATCCAGGCACCGGATGCCCTGGTTGCCACTTCGTTCCTGACTGGCATGTCGATCGCATGCCAGTCCGACGTCGATGTCATGCTTCCGCATGCAACCACGACGCCCTGTGCTCTGTATCTGGCAACGGTTGCCGACTCGGGCGAGCGCAAGACGGCCACGGACAAGCTTGTCATGAAGCCGATCTACGACTACGAGCGCTCGTATGCCAATGCGTACAAGGCTGCGGCGGAGCAGTACGAAGTCGATCACGGCTTCTGGGAGGTCGAGAGCAAGGCGATCAATCGCCTGATTACCAGCACCCTCGCAAAGGGTAATGACACCACCGAGTTGCGTCAGCGCTTTGCGATGCACAGGGCAGCCGAACCTGTGAAGCCGGCATGCAATCGCATGATTGTGCAGGACGCAACCGAGCGCGGCCTGATCAATGCGGTGCAGGGAGATGGCAAGTCCATCGCCATGCTCAGCGATGAGGGTGCAACGCTCCTGAAGAGCGGTGCATTCCGCAACTCGGCAACCCTGAACAAGCTGTGGGATGCCCCCTCAATGATCATGCTTGACCGCGCCGACGAGGTGGTCCAGGTCACGGATCCGCGCTTGACGCTCAGCTTCATGATCCAGGAGGACCTGTTCCAGGACTTTCTGAAGACGAAGAACAGCACGGCGCGTGCATCTGGCTTCCTCGCCCGCTTCGTGTTCTGCCATCCCGAGTCGACCCAGGGCTACCGTGCTGCCACTGAGCTGACCAACGAAGAGCCGGTGCACGGCGCTAACGTCCTGGCCTTCCACAAGCGCATGACCGCGCTCTTGGAAGCCCGAGACCAGCGCCATGCCAATGGCAACTACAGCAAGAAGGTGCTGCGCTTCTCGACCGATGCCAAGGCACTGTGGAAGGAGACCTACGACATGATCGAACCGCAGCTCGCAAAGGGCCGCGCCTACCACAGCATCCGTGATGCAGCCTCCAAGACCATGGAGATCGCCAGCCGTATCGCCGGCATCTTCCACCACTTTGAGGGTATCGAAGGTGAGGTGATCGAGCGTGCGACGCTGCAGCGCGCCATCAACGTCACGGGCTTCTATCACGATGAGTTCCGCGAGAAGTTCGGCGACCACAATGATCTTCCGCAGGACGAGAAGGACGCCCGGGCCTTGATGGAGTACATGCGCACGAAGTACTGGGTCCGCTGTCGTAAGTGGGCCTACCGCAATGACATTCGCAAGGATGGCCCTGTTCGCCATCAGTCACGCTTTGTTGCCGCACTGGACCTACTGGAGGAGGAGGATGTCATCCGCGTAGTACCTGAACGCCGCTACGGACGTGGCAAGCTCGTGATTGAGTTCAACCCCAACTTCTTTGATCGCCCCGGGGCGCTCTGA
- a CDS encoding site-specific integrase, with protein MTELDRYLDAATRQNTVRSYASALRHFEVEWQGHLPATPDSVARYLAAYAQTLAASTLRHRLAAIASWHRDHGFVDPTRSPLVRKVLKGIQTLHPGQVKQAAPLQIRRLVELDDWLAAAIAAAHARGDGAAALRHQRDRALVLLGFWRGFRGDELLRLDVAHLTLVPGQGMTCFLPRSKGDRQAAGVTYKVPALSRLCPVEATQVWLQAADLHEGPVFREVNQWGQVSAEGLHPNSLVRLLRELLTSAGFADAGLHSSHSLRRGFASWANDQGWDMKALMEYVGWRDVQSAMRYLDGRDPFARDRIEASLPSPTAPVPAMALPAPEGKPALQLRLRMVLTPFARTGRGAAKARGRIEEICLAPFQAVRLNTASSEYQLTVPTDPDRDLDEILATLLDDMHRMADTHQCFLEASLNTDDGRHWD; from the coding sequence GTGACCGAACTGGACCGCTACCTCGATGCAGCCACGCGCCAGAACACGGTGCGCAGCTATGCGTCGGCGCTGCGGCACTTCGAGGTTGAATGGCAAGGCCACCTCCCAGCGACACCGGACAGCGTGGCGCGGTACCTGGCCGCGTATGCGCAGACCCTAGCCGCCAGCACGCTTCGCCACCGGCTGGCCGCCATTGCCTCTTGGCACCGCGACCACGGCTTTGTCGACCCGACCCGGTCGCCGCTGGTGCGCAAGGTGCTCAAAGGCATCCAGACCCTGCACCCGGGCCAGGTCAAGCAAGCCGCGCCGCTGCAGATTCGGCGGCTGGTCGAGCTCGATGACTGGTTGGCTGCCGCGATCGCGGCGGCGCATGCCCGGGGCGACGGAGCGGCGGCGCTGCGCCATCAACGCGACCGAGCGTTGGTGCTGCTCGGATTCTGGCGGGGCTTCCGTGGCGATGAACTGCTGCGTCTGGACGTGGCCCATCTCACGCTGGTGCCGGGACAGGGGATGACCTGTTTCCTGCCGCGCAGCAAGGGCGACCGCCAGGCCGCCGGCGTCACCTACAAGGTGCCGGCGTTGTCGCGGTTGTGCCCGGTGGAGGCGACCCAGGTGTGGCTGCAGGCGGCCGACCTGCACGAAGGGCCGGTGTTTCGGGAGGTTAACCAATGGGGCCAGGTGAGCGCCGAGGGCCTGCATCCCAACAGCTTGGTGCGCCTGCTACGCGAGTTGCTGACCAGTGCCGGCTTTGCCGATGCGGGGCTCCACAGCAGCCATTCGTTGCGCCGCGGCTTTGCCAGCTGGGCCAACGACCAAGGCTGGGACATGAAGGCGCTGATGGAGTACGTGGGCTGGCGCGATGTGCAGTCGGCCATGCGCTATCTGGACGGGCGTGACCCCTTTGCCCGTGACCGCATTGAAGCAAGCCTGCCCAGTCCAACCGCGCCGGTACCGGCGATGGCACTGCCGGCGCCCGAGGGCAAACCGGCCTTGCAGCTGCGCCTGCGCATGGTGCTGACCCCGTTTGCCCGCACGGGCCGCGGCGCGGCCAAGGCCCGAGGCCGGATCGAAGAGATCTGCTTGGCCCCGTTCCAGGCTGTGCGCCTGAACACTGCCAGCAGCGAGTACCAGTTGACTGTTCCCACCGATCCCGACCGGGATCTGGATGAAATCCTGGCCACGTTGCTCGATGACATGCACCGCATGGCCGATACGCACCAGTGTTTCCTGGAAGCGTCTCTCAATACAGACGACGGCCGGCACTGGGATTGA
- a CDS encoding J domain-containing protein — MADENHYEVLGVRPGAPLWEIELAYKGRRSQYHPDRYAAGDEAAVAWATAKMQAINKAYAVLKDPAERERFDRSRAPARPSPEPEAPQTKAPEPPPLRSLRQALEGLEFSNEPFERVFVAPDIPKKKLQAALDSYGERLRAQDVVVLIDDTVFGGAREGVLITETQIRCKAKFEQAEIRLLGCLTEITAHGAHIRIHGEPFITLSVPNADDLRRLFRAVSHYLQEAN; from the coding sequence ATGGCGGATGAAAACCACTACGAAGTCCTCGGGGTACGCCCCGGGGCACCCCTCTGGGAGATAGAACTGGCTTATAAGGGCCGGCGGAGTCAGTACCACCCTGATCGCTACGCAGCAGGAGACGAGGCTGCCGTGGCATGGGCGACGGCCAAGATGCAGGCCATCAACAAGGCCTATGCCGTCCTCAAAGACCCGGCCGAACGGGAGCGATTTGACCGCTCCCGAGCCCCAGCCAGACCCAGCCCCGAGCCAGAGGCTCCACAAACCAAGGCTCCAGAGCCTCCCCCTCTCCGCTCGCTTCGGCAGGCCCTGGAGGGACTCGAGTTCAGCAATGAGCCCTTTGAACGCGTGTTCGTGGCTCCGGATATTCCAAAGAAGAAGCTCCAGGCAGCCTTGGACAGCTACGGGGAGAGGCTGCGGGCCCAGGACGTTGTCGTGCTCATCGACGACACCGTCTTCGGCGGTGCCAGGGAGGGCGTTCTCATCACCGAAACCCAGATTCGGTGCAAGGCCAAGTTCGAGCAGGCTGAGATCCGGTTACTGGGTTGTCTGACGGAGATCACCGCCCACGGTGCGCACATCCGAATCCATGGCGAGCCCTTCATCACATTGAGTGTTCCCAACGCCGATGACCTGCGACGGCTGTTCAGAGCCGTCAGCCACTACCTGCAAGAAGCCAACTGA
- a CDS encoding JAB domain-containing protein, with amino-acid sequence MNVSPHKQRLEKLPGGLNERDSSVLSQALEILESRAMVSGLLLGDPDVAERFFRLRLGHEIREHFEVAFLDARNRLIAVERLFSGSIDGAEIHPRILVQRALALNAAAVLLAHNHPSGHCEPSEADRAITRRLKEVLAMVEVRVVDHLVVSASQGTSMAQLGQI; translated from the coding sequence ATGAACGTCTCGCCGCACAAGCAGCGCCTGGAAAAGCTACCTGGCGGTTTGAACGAACGTGACAGTTCCGTCCTTTCCCAAGCATTGGAAATTCTTGAGAGCAGAGCAATGGTCAGTGGCCTTCTATTGGGAGATCCGGATGTTGCCGAAAGGTTTTTCCGTCTGCGTCTAGGGCATGAGATCCGCGAGCACTTCGAGGTGGCGTTCCTCGATGCCCGTAACCGCCTGATCGCCGTAGAACGGCTGTTCTCAGGCTCTATAGATGGTGCTGAGATCCATCCGCGGATTCTCGTTCAACGTGCCTTGGCCCTGAACGCGGCGGCGGTCCTGCTGGCTCACAACCACCCCAGCGGGCATTGCGAGCCATCAGAAGCGGATCGAGCCATCACCAGGCGATTGAAGGAAGTACTGGCGATGGTGGAGGTGAGGGTCGTCGACCATCTTGTGGTGTCGGCGAGCCAAGGCACCTCGATGGCTCAGCTCGGGCAGATCTAA
- a CDS encoding MobA/MobL family protein, translating to MKIFHLQLKTGAKGKAVGHSDYIRREGRYRSREDLVDVGYGNLPSWAEGSVRAFWAAADAHERMNGAAYREFIIALPNELVGSRSRDLVHDLTCYLAGTKPYQFAVHAPEASLEGGINLHLHLMISDRMPDGIDRPASQMFRRYNPDRPEAGGRRKDACGRTNVQVSESVIESRYMVAKIINEHLERNGIAERVDHRTLKEQGIERRAERHLGAFRIRGMSGDERLAYVTARQAMRGRGEL from the coding sequence ATGAAGATCTTCCATTTACAGCTAAAGACTGGCGCAAAGGGCAAAGCCGTAGGGCATAGCGACTACATACGTCGCGAAGGAAGGTATCGGTCACGGGAGGACTTGGTCGACGTTGGATATGGGAATTTACCTTCTTGGGCAGAGGGTAGTGTTCGAGCGTTCTGGGCCGCAGCGGATGCACACGAGCGCATGAATGGTGCCGCGTACAGGGAGTTCATCATTGCGCTCCCAAATGAGCTTGTCGGCAGCAGGTCGAGGGACCTAGTGCACGATCTCACTTGTTACCTGGCAGGTACGAAGCCCTATCAGTTCGCGGTCCATGCACCCGAGGCATCCCTCGAAGGGGGGATCAACTTGCACCTGCACTTGATGATTTCAGATCGCATGCCGGATGGGATCGATCGACCGGCGTCGCAGATGTTCCGCAGGTACAACCCTGACAGGCCTGAAGCGGGCGGACGCAGGAAGGATGCGTGCGGAAGAACCAACGTGCAGGTCAGTGAGAGCGTGATTGAAAGCCGTTACATGGTTGCGAAGATCATCAACGAGCACTTGGAACGCAATGGCATTGCGGAACGTGTTGATCACCGGACACTGAAAGAGCAGGGCATCGAACGCCGTGCCGAGCGTCACTTGGGAGCATTCCGGATTCGGGGGATGTCCGGAGACGAGCGGCTAGCCTACGTGACGGCCAGGCAAGCCATGCGCGGGCGAGGGGAGCTTTGA
- a CDS encoding helix-turn-helix domain-containing protein: MAGPALEPRGVVAARLRQARLLRGLSQREVGVRMGLDKDTASARISRYESESMAISLESLFSLADALQVPAAYLLASSAAMADAILLIGDESEVQQARLAQALAALASLPAVRRKALLEEILGKPGI; this comes from the coding sequence ATGGCCGGCCCTGCCCTCGAACCCCGAGGCGTAGTGGCTGCGCGCCTGCGCCAAGCCCGACTGCTTCGAGGGCTTAGCCAACGCGAAGTCGGAGTTCGAATGGGACTTGATAAGGACACTGCCTCGGCACGCATAAGCCGCTACGAGAGCGAGTCCATGGCCATAAGCTTGGAATCACTATTTTCGTTGGCTGACGCTCTTCAAGTGCCGGCCGCGTATTTGCTGGCGTCATCGGCAGCTATGGCAGACGCTATCCTTTTGATAGGTGATGAAAGCGAAGTACAGCAGGCTCGTCTCGCTCAGGCCTTGGCCGCTCTTGCTAGCCTTCCAGCAGTACGCCGGAAGGCACTACTCGAAGAGATCTTGGGTAAGCCGGGCATCTAG
- a CDS encoding toxin-antitoxin system YwqK family antitoxin has product MKSINYVAAMLAALLLGGCSKPVLDWRNAELSNGKIYESGSNEPFDGRVTGVPHKQLEPLLGSLRTILQNLNTNQTTSMTALLGNLNYVCDVDVEEGLVGGQYICRYPQSQVVAYEGKRTDGGLDGETVFHTKTGSPGVILTMQNGRVEGPIKIYFAEKPGQLSYQATAVNNGLEGEAISYYLNGQVKVKANFKGSVPVGLWEAYWEENGAVSERGLYEGGKLVSQTHYLQDGTEYLTEPEMWALHRSISQSDDFALTPKQEVLLTEAEKRYNAVRLLTPAQREAKYQAEQESIRADKIARGLDPDCWVCDGSDKRN; this is encoded by the coding sequence ATGAAAAGTATCAATTACGTTGCAGCCATGCTGGCTGCGCTTCTTCTTGGTGGCTGCAGCAAACCAGTTCTGGACTGGCGCAACGCAGAGCTGAGTAACGGCAAGATCTATGAATCCGGCTCCAATGAACCCTTTGACGGACGGGTGACCGGTGTACCGCACAAGCAGCTCGAACCGCTCCTGGGCTCTCTGAGAACCATCCTTCAGAACCTCAATACCAATCAGACCACCAGCATGACCGCACTGCTGGGCAACTTGAACTATGTCTGCGATGTGGATGTGGAAGAAGGATTGGTAGGCGGCCAGTACATCTGCCGCTATCCGCAGTCACAGGTCGTCGCCTACGAAGGCAAGCGGACTGACGGCGGTCTGGATGGCGAGACCGTGTTCCATACGAAGACAGGGAGTCCTGGCGTCATCCTGACGATGCAGAACGGGCGCGTGGAAGGGCCGATCAAGATCTACTTCGCCGAGAAGCCTGGACAGCTCTCCTACCAGGCCACGGCTGTGAACAACGGTCTGGAAGGAGAAGCGATCAGCTACTACTTGAACGGCCAGGTCAAGGTAAAGGCCAACTTCAAAGGCAGCGTGCCTGTAGGGCTGTGGGAAGCCTACTGGGAGGAGAACGGAGCCGTCTCGGAGCGGGGCCTGTACGAGGGTGGAAAGCTGGTCTCACAGACGCACTATCTGCAAGACGGCACCGAATACCTGACCGAACCGGAGATGTGGGCGCTTCATCGTTCAATTTCGCAAAGCGATGATTTCGCTCTGACGCCCAAGCAGGAAGTTCTGCTTACAGAGGCGGAGAAACGATACAACGCAGTACGCCTGCTGACGCCGGCCCAGCGCGAAGCGAAGTACCAGGCGGAGCAGGAGAGCATCCGGGCCGACAAGATCGCTCGCGGACTGGATCCGGACTGCTGGGTCTGTGACGGATCGGACAAAAGAAACTGA
- a CDS encoding PLP-dependent aminotransferase family protein — MQVDRLLEASLQPGGAARAVFLTPSHQFPTGATLPLDRRLAIIEWARAHDSWIIEDDYDSEFHYAGKPTACVQGLDPYERTLYIGTFTKSLFPGLRIGYMVLPPPLIAPMTAARTLLDGHSAPIPQLTLARFIEGGHFGAHVRSMRAVYAERRDVLAELVQQHLSEFMEPRVPAGGMQMPCVFVRDLSEADAVDAAQRAGIDLLGLSTLSKSDAPTPGFLMGFAAHAPTELEAGVKTLAKVIRGLRR, encoded by the coding sequence CTGCAGGTCGACCGCCTGCTCGAGGCCAGCCTGCAGCCCGGCGGCGCTGCACGCGCTGTGTTCCTAACGCCCTCGCACCAGTTCCCGACCGGCGCGACGCTGCCGCTGGACCGGCGCCTGGCCATCATCGAATGGGCCAGGGCGCACGACAGCTGGATCATTGAGGACGACTACGACAGCGAGTTTCATTACGCAGGCAAACCGACTGCCTGCGTACAAGGGCTCGATCCATACGAGCGCACCCTCTACATCGGCACCTTCACCAAATCACTATTTCCCGGTCTTCGCATCGGCTACATGGTGCTTCCACCGCCACTGATCGCGCCAATGACCGCCGCGCGCACCCTGCTTGATGGCCACAGCGCCCCCATTCCCCAACTCACGCTCGCGCGCTTCATCGAGGGCGGCCACTTCGGAGCCCATGTGCGCAGCATGCGCGCGGTATATGCAGAACGAAGGGACGTGCTAGCAGAGCTGGTCCAACAACACCTGTCCGAATTCATGGAGCCCCGCGTGCCGGCCGGCGGCATGCAGATGCCCTGCGTCTTCGTCCGCGACCTGTCCGAAGCCGACGCCGTGGACGCCGCACAGCGGGCAGGCATCGACCTGCTCGGCCTAAGCACGTTATCCAAATCGGACGCCCCTACGCCGGGCTTTCTGATGGGCTTCGCTGCCCACGCCCCGACCGAGCTCGAAGCGGGAGTCAAGACGCTGGCGAAGGTGATACGCGGGCTGCGTCGTTGA
- a CDS encoding SIR2 family protein: MTKSIQVISASKFATTFSLRPELHAWLLGAGASAASGIPTGYDMILDFKSRLYCQETRFPRRNVDPSDPLWVQRIDEFFSRTPLLPPPNDPTEYAAAFEAIYPQETHRRQYIDDAISKGTPCFGHRMLAGLITAAKTPCVFTTNFDSLIEESSLLAASLMSPGTAAKPTVATLDSANLATRCLDESDWPLITKLHGDYRSTSLKNTTSELASQDHDLRRAMVEACKRFGLVVVGYSGRDSSVMEALESVLTYENPFPSGLYWCASSRSKLLPTVSDFLKKAAFAGVNVFIIESATFDELAGDLLNQISLPAPLLDHVLSFQPVQLAAPIPVRTAEARKFPVLRLSALLVESLPTTARKMTLGHPSSIFEVREMLKASKCRAAVAMVGNELAAFGKDAEILASLHSLKPVLNGHWALDPIQESWALGLIYDALLRALARRRPLIPRLKRSGHSLFVASARDGETDEQRHRRESQLSKLRVAYGSELTGTKFGRNYNEAISIRLEEIEGRWWCTFDPYTAVEVPRDERTAPSDAAESDPLAWSSQRRPDPTADWRRELWATKYNGAWANIIEAWASLLTSPRGITFQAFGIEDQEGVDAAFRISPLTGFSRPGHQDKYFDRRQ, translated from the coding sequence ATGACGAAATCCATCCAGGTTATTTCTGCATCTAAGTTCGCAACTACTTTCAGCCTCCGACCCGAGCTCCATGCATGGCTTCTCGGTGCCGGCGCCTCTGCGGCCTCGGGCATTCCGACCGGCTATGACATGATCCTGGACTTCAAGTCCAGGCTCTACTGCCAAGAGACCCGATTCCCTCGCCGCAACGTGGATCCGAGTGATCCACTATGGGTTCAGCGCATCGACGAGTTCTTCTCTCGCACCCCTCTACTTCCGCCTCCGAACGATCCAACCGAGTATGCGGCCGCGTTCGAGGCGATTTATCCGCAAGAGACTCATCGACGGCAATACATCGATGACGCCATCAGCAAAGGGACACCCTGTTTTGGGCACCGGATGCTGGCCGGTCTAATAACGGCCGCAAAGACCCCATGCGTCTTTACGACGAACTTTGATTCCCTAATTGAAGAATCCAGCCTACTGGCGGCATCGCTAATGTCTCCTGGCACCGCAGCCAAGCCGACGGTTGCGACTCTAGACTCTGCCAACCTGGCTACGCGCTGTCTGGATGAGTCTGATTGGCCCCTCATCACCAAGCTTCATGGCGACTACCGTTCAACATCCCTGAAGAACACCACAAGCGAGCTGGCTTCCCAAGACCATGACCTGCGCCGGGCCATGGTTGAAGCCTGCAAGCGATTCGGTCTGGTCGTCGTTGGCTACAGCGGCCGCGATTCCTCCGTGATGGAGGCACTTGAGTCCGTCCTGACCTACGAGAACCCCTTCCCCAGCGGTCTCTATTGGTGCGCGTCTTCCCGCTCCAAGCTCCTACCAACTGTGAGTGATTTCCTGAAAAAGGCTGCCTTTGCGGGCGTCAATGTCTTCATCATCGAGTCCGCCACGTTCGACGAATTGGCCGGCGACCTGCTCAATCAAATCAGCCTTCCAGCCCCGCTGCTGGACCATGTTCTATCGTTCCAGCCTGTCCAGCTCGCAGCCCCCATCCCCGTGCGCACGGCGGAAGCCCGGAAGTTCCCCGTGCTGCGCCTCTCCGCGTTGCTCGTGGAGAGTCTCCCCACCACAGCCAGAAAAATGACCCTGGGTCATCCATCCTCCATTTTTGAGGTGCGGGAAATGCTCAAGGCCAGCAAGTGCCGGGCAGCGGTGGCAATGGTTGGAAACGAGCTCGCAGCCTTCGGCAAAGACGCTGAGATCCTCGCGTCATTGCACAGCCTGAAGCCAGTGCTAAACGGGCATTGGGCACTGGATCCCATCCAAGAAAGTTGGGCGCTAGGACTCATCTACGATGCCCTTCTGCGTGCTTTGGCTCGGCGGCGACCGCTGATTCCCAGACTGAAACGTTCTGGGCACTCCCTTTTTGTTGCCAGCGCGAGAGACGGCGAAACCGACGAGCAGCGACATCGCCGCGAAAGCCAATTATCCAAGCTCAGAGTCGCCTACGGAAGCGAGCTCACGGGGACCAAGTTTGGTCGCAACTACAACGAAGCCATTTCGATTCGGCTCGAGGAGATTGAGGGACGCTGGTGGTGCACGTTTGACCCCTACACCGCCGTGGAGGTGCCGCGTGATGAGCGGACTGCTCCTTCAGACGCAGCCGAGAGCGACCCTCTGGCTTGGTCGTCGCAGCGCCGGCCAGATCCGACTGCTGACTGGAGAAGAGAGCTGTGGGCCACCAAATACAACGGCGCTTGGGCCAACATCATCGAGGCGTGGGCGAGCTTGCTCACGTCTCCACGGGGGATAACCTTTCAAGCGTTCGGAATCGAAGATCAAGAGGGAGTCGACGCGGCTTTTCGCATTTCACCGCTCACCGGCTTCAGTCGCCCTGGACATCAAGACAAATACTTTGACCGGAGACAGTGA